From Eleftheria terrae, the proteins below share one genomic window:
- a CDS encoding universal stress protein has product MPYRTLLVHLDDTPRCGTRVALAARLAMRQQSHLIGLAPTGWIEESNQPGGALGAVQQAQRTMQTLQMRARGVAERFEAQVHQSGLPSFEARVHEADPLASMVLHARNSDLAVVSQSDGTAADFPQQLLMMSGRPVLIVPRHGECADAGQQVLVAWNHSRESARALSDALPLLAQAQRVELVFLDQAGSDAAVPEQQMAQSCEWLQRHGVPAVSRRILTQQEAGKALLGEARQMGADLLVMGAWGHSRLREFMLGGATRSMFAHMDLPVLMSH; this is encoded by the coding sequence ATGCCTTACCGCACCTTGCTGGTCCACCTCGACGACACGCCTCGCTGTGGCACGCGCGTGGCGCTCGCCGCGCGGCTGGCGATGCGCCAGCAGAGCCACCTGATCGGGCTGGCACCCACCGGCTGGATCGAGGAATCCAACCAGCCGGGAGGCGCCCTGGGCGCCGTGCAGCAGGCGCAGCGCACGATGCAGACCCTGCAGATGCGGGCGCGTGGTGTCGCGGAGCGCTTCGAGGCGCAGGTCCACCAGAGTGGCCTGCCATCCTTCGAGGCACGTGTGCATGAGGCCGACCCGCTGGCGTCGATGGTGCTTCACGCCCGCAACAGCGACCTCGCCGTGGTGAGCCAGAGCGACGGCACCGCGGCCGACTTTCCTCAGCAACTCCTGATGATGTCGGGGCGACCGGTGCTCATCGTGCCGCGCCACGGCGAATGCGCCGACGCCGGCCAGCAGGTGCTGGTGGCCTGGAACCACAGCCGTGAATCGGCGCGCGCCTTGTCCGATGCGTTACCCCTGCTTGCCCAGGCCCAGCGCGTGGAGCTGGTGTTTCTCGACCAGGCCGGCAGCGACGCGGCGGTGCCCGAGCAGCAGATGGCACAGAGCTGCGAATGGCTGCAGCGGCATGGCGTGCCGGCCGTCAGCCGCCGCATCCTCACCCAGCAAGAGGCCGGCAAGGCGCTGCTCGGCGAGGCCCGGCAGATGGGTGCGGACCTGCTGGTGATGGGCGCCTGGGGTCACAGTCGGCTGCGTGAGTTCATGCTGGGCGGTGCCACCCGCAGCATGTTCGCCCACATGGACCTGCCGGTGCTGATGTCGCACTGA
- a CDS encoding bactofilin family protein, producing the protein MSPNTHEEEHRATPAGRHRPPWQAGAAAGLALGMWLAGFGCWAASDDGLAPVLEGSPPNDVYAAAARVRLSQAVAGDAFLAGASVRIDEPVSGDAAIAAAELQAGAAVGRDLRVAAGRAYIDSRIGGDAHLVAGQVALGPGTEVGGRTWLTAGEVLLGGKLGGDVKIYAGTVRIGGDIAGDVHVTARRVRVLPGARIGGSLSYASAREIEVDPGAQVRGRTVREPGGLPGGDPTAPGLPGLLAALAWLGWLLGLVILGTGWVLLFPQAAHAAQQRLLQSPWRSLLLGAVLFCATPVLAVLLMASIVGAPLALVLLAAYLLALLAGYLVVAGLLGDHIAQALRQGGALTPPWRIAGLALALLLLALVTWLPVLGGLTALLALMWGLGGLAARYAPRPA; encoded by the coding sequence ATGTCGCCGAACACGCACGAAGAAGAACACCGTGCCACGCCCGCCGGCCGCCACCGCCCGCCATGGCAGGCAGGCGCTGCGGCAGGCCTGGCATTGGGCATGTGGCTGGCGGGCTTCGGCTGCTGGGCCGCCAGCGACGATGGCCTCGCGCCCGTGCTGGAAGGCAGTCCGCCGAACGATGTGTATGCCGCCGCGGCGCGGGTCCGCCTGTCGCAGGCGGTGGCTGGCGACGCCTTCCTGGCCGGCGCGTCGGTGCGCATCGACGAGCCGGTGAGCGGCGATGCCGCGATCGCCGCGGCGGAACTGCAGGCCGGTGCGGCAGTGGGCCGAGACCTGCGGGTGGCTGCTGGCCGCGCGTACATCGACAGCCGCATCGGCGGCGACGCCCACCTGGTGGCCGGCCAGGTCGCCCTCGGGCCGGGCACCGAGGTCGGCGGGCGCACCTGGCTCACCGCCGGCGAGGTGCTGCTGGGCGGCAAGCTGGGCGGCGACGTGAAGATCTATGCCGGCACGGTCCGCATCGGTGGCGACATCGCCGGCGACGTGCACGTGACCGCGCGCCGGGTGCGGGTGCTGCCCGGTGCCCGCATCGGCGGCAGCCTGAGCTACGCCAGCGCGCGCGAGATCGAAGTCGACCCCGGCGCCCAGGTGCGCGGCCGCACGGTGCGCGAGCCGGGTGGGCTGCCGGGCGGCGACCCGACGGCACCCGGCCTGCCGGGGTTGCTGGCCGCCCTCGCCTGGCTGGGCTGGCTGCTGGGCCTGGTGATCCTGGGCACGGGCTGGGTCTTGTTGTTTCCCCAGGCGGCCCACGCTGCACAGCAGCGCTTGCTCCAGTCGCCGTGGCGCAGCCTGCTGCTTGGGGCGGTGCTGTTCTGCGCGACGCCGGTGCTGGCCGTGCTGTTGATGGCGAGCATCGTCGGCGCCCCTCTGGCGCTGGTCCTGCTGGCGGCCTACCTGCTGGCCTTGCTGGCAGGCTACCTGGTGGTGGCCGGCTTGCTGGGCGACCATATCGCGCAGGCACTGCGCCAGGGCGGCGCGCTGACGCCGCCCTGGCGCATCGCCGGCCTGGCGCTGGCGCTGCTGCTGCTCGCGCTGGTGACATGGCTGCCGGTGCTCGGCGGCTTGACGGCGCTGCTGGCCCTGATGTGGGGACTGGGTGGCCTAGCCGCCCGCTACGCCCCCCGGCCGGCGTGA
- a CDS encoding M12 family metallo-peptidase encodes MFNIRFIAWMRAGWRALVARLRATAPAARQAQYIRSTVAVQLAACGLLALGTLAGGQAQAQGRPELFTLEPGGGTRDLPQHQRVEEIRRRPTTAAITLVRVAPSVLSGAGTRMTIAQDKALDVDRTHADVRTPTDFTWFGRAVGVEGNATLVVHDGSVTGTIRDGLDLYRIEPVGQGLHAIVKIDSSRFPPEHPPGFHQIERRSLPASAPASASDAPDTGSQAAPQDIDVLVAYTPAARSAVSDIQATIQLAVAETNQSYLNSGVNIRIRLVDSFEVSYSESGKTYETILSDFTNMPAVLDRRNRAGADMSALIINQSDYCGMANAILAQASTAFAVVHYECATGYYSFGHELGHLQGARHDPANDPSTTPFAYGHGFQGSSGGAKWRTVMAYACPGGCPRLQYWSNPNVLYGGVPMGTASLNHNARVLNETAATVAAFRTTALPDYMACASERQTCSFSGTKMVAYGAADKFAYRRLTGGTACTNAVFGDPAPGVAKTCYVGADVYAYCASEGQTCSFTGTRNVAYGANGAYAYKALTGGALCSNATFGDPAPGVVKGCHVGPQAYVYCAAEAQNCSLSGIQNVAYGAAGRFVYKTLSGNVSCSNATFGDPAPGVAKACYVGPQGYTHCSAQNQTCSFPGTRTVAYGANGTFVQKRFTGAVACNDATFGDPAPGVWKACYVQ; translated from the coding sequence ATGTTCAACATCCGATTCATCGCATGGATGCGCGCCGGCTGGCGCGCCCTGGTGGCCCGCCTTCGTGCCACGGCGCCGGCGGCGCGCCAGGCGCAATACATCCGGTCGACCGTCGCCGTGCAGCTGGCGGCCTGCGGGTTGCTCGCGCTCGGCACGCTGGCCGGTGGCCAGGCCCAGGCGCAAGGGCGGCCGGAGCTGTTCACGCTCGAGCCCGGCGGAGGCACCCGCGACCTGCCGCAACACCAGCGCGTCGAGGAGATCCGACGCCGGCCGACCACGGCGGCCATCACGCTGGTGCGCGTCGCGCCGTCCGTGCTCAGTGGCGCCGGCACCCGCATGACCATCGCCCAGGACAAGGCCCTCGACGTCGACAGGACCCATGCCGATGTGCGCACCCCCACCGACTTCACCTGGTTTGGCCGCGCCGTGGGTGTCGAGGGCAACGCCACCCTCGTGGTGCATGACGGCAGCGTCACCGGCACCATTCGCGACGGCCTCGACCTCTATCGGATCGAGCCGGTCGGCCAGGGGCTCCATGCCATCGTGAAGATCGACTCGTCGCGCTTCCCGCCGGAGCACCCGCCCGGCTTCCATCAGATCGAGCGCCGCAGCCTGCCCGCCTCCGCGCCGGCGTCGGCAAGCGATGCACCGGACACCGGCTCGCAAGCCGCCCCGCAGGACATCGATGTGCTGGTCGCCTACACGCCAGCCGCACGCAGCGCGGTGTCGGACATCCAGGCGACCATCCAGCTCGCGGTGGCGGAAACCAACCAGTCCTACCTGAACAGCGGCGTCAACATCCGCATCCGGCTGGTCGACAGCTTCGAGGTCAGCTATTCCGAGAGCGGCAAGACCTACGAAACCATCCTGAGCGATTTTACGAACATGCCCGCCGTGCTCGATCGCCGCAACCGCGCCGGCGCCGACATGTCGGCCCTGATCATCAACCAGAGCGACTACTGCGGCATGGCCAACGCCATCCTGGCACAGGCGTCCACTGCCTTCGCGGTGGTGCACTACGAGTGCGCGACCGGCTACTACTCCTTCGGCCACGAGCTGGGGCACCTGCAGGGCGCACGGCATGATCCGGCGAACGACCCGTCGACCACGCCGTTTGCCTACGGGCACGGCTTCCAGGGCAGCTCCGGCGGCGCCAAGTGGCGCACGGTGATGGCCTATGCCTGCCCGGGCGGCTGCCCGCGCCTGCAGTACTGGTCCAACCCCAACGTGCTGTATGGCGGCGTACCGATGGGCACGGCGAGCCTGAACCACAACGCCCGGGTATTGAACGAGACGGCGGCCACGGTCGCAGCCTTCCGGACCACCGCCCTGCCCGACTACATGGCGTGCGCCAGTGAACGGCAGACCTGCTCCTTCAGCGGCACCAAGATGGTGGCTTACGGCGCCGCCGACAAGTTCGCCTACCGGCGGCTCACGGGTGGTACGGCCTGCACCAACGCGGTCTTCGGTGATCCGGCCCCGGGCGTGGCAAAGACCTGCTATGTCGGCGCCGATGTCTACGCCTACTGCGCCAGCGAGGGGCAGACCTGCAGCTTCACCGGCACACGCAACGTGGCCTACGGGGCCAACGGCGCATACGCCTACAAGGCCCTCACCGGTGGCGCCCTGTGCAGCAATGCCACCTTCGGTGATCCCGCGCCTGGTGTGGTCAAGGGCTGCCATGTGGGACCCCAGGCCTATGTGTACTGCGCCGCCGAAGCGCAGAACTGCTCGCTGTCGGGCATCCAGAACGTGGCCTATGGAGCCGCGGGCCGGTTTGTCTACAAGACCTTGAGCGGCAATGTGAGCTGCAGCAATGCGACCTTCGGCGACCCGGCGCCCGGCGTGGCCAAGGCCTGCTACGTGGGTCCGCAGGGGTACACCCACTGCTCGGCTCAGAACCAGACCTGCAGCTTCCCCGGCACCCGCACGGTGGCCTATGGTGCCAACGGAACGTTCGTGCAGAAGAGGTTCACCGGCGCAGTCGCCTGCAACGACGCCACCTTTGGTGATCCTGCCCCAGGAGTATGGAAGGCCTGCTACGTGCAATGA
- a CDS encoding SDR family NAD(P)-dependent oxidoreductase has translation MSRALPLQGRHAVVTGAARGIGAAIAHALAAQGAQLSLLGRHEDGLRRLAVALPGGPHAVAVADVSEPAQVQAAFTAAREALGPVRLLVNNAGQAESAAFGATSLALWQRMLAVNLTGTFLCTQAALPDMQAAGAGRIVNIASTAAQRGYAYVSAYAAAKHGVLGLTRSLALELARQGITVNAVCPGYTDTELLAGSVERLVQRTGRSAEQARAVFAAANPQQRLVQPQEVADAVQWLCSDAAAAVTGQAISVSAGEVM, from the coding sequence ATGAGCCGCGCCTTGCCGCTGCAGGGCCGGCATGCGGTGGTCACGGGCGCCGCACGCGGCATCGGGGCGGCCATCGCCCATGCGCTGGCCGCCCAGGGTGCCCAGCTGAGCCTGCTGGGCCGGCATGAGGACGGACTGCGCCGGCTGGCCGTTGCGCTGCCGGGCGGACCGCATGCGGTAGCAGTGGCCGATGTCAGCGAGCCGGCGCAGGTGCAGGCCGCCTTCACTGCCGCCCGCGAGGCACTCGGCCCGGTGCGCCTGCTGGTCAACAACGCCGGCCAGGCCGAGAGCGCTGCCTTTGGGGCCACTTCGCTGGCGCTGTGGCAGCGCATGCTGGCGGTGAACCTGACGGGCACCTTCCTGTGCACCCAGGCGGCGCTGCCCGACATGCAGGCGGCGGGCGCCGGCCGCATCGTCAACATCGCCAGCACCGCCGCCCAGCGCGGCTATGCCTATGTCAGCGCCTATGCGGCCGCCAAGCACGGCGTGCTCGGCCTGACCCGTTCGCTCGCGCTGGAGCTGGCTCGCCAGGGCATCACCGTGAACGCCGTCTGCCCCGGCTACACCGACACCGAGCTGCTGGCCGGCAGCGTCGAGCGCCTGGTGCAGCGCACCGGCCGCAGCGCCGAGCAGGCAAGGGCGGTGTTTGCCGCCGCCAATCCGCAACAACGCCTGGTGCAGCCCCAGGAGGTGGCCGACGCGGTGCAGTGGCTCTGCAGCGACGCGGCCGCCGCGGTCACCGGGCAAGCCATTTCGGTGTCGGCAGGAGAAGTCATGTGA
- a CDS encoding bifunctional salicylyl-CoA 5-hydroxylase/oxidoreductase produces the protein MNIVCIGGGPAGLYFALLMKQQDPRHEVTVVERNRRDDTFGWGVVFSDQTLGRLQAADPPSAAQILGSFKHWDDIEVHIRGRVLRSGGHGFCGIGRKRLLQILQERCEQLGVRLQFETEVESLAAYAHADLVIASDGLNSRLRSRHADVFQPDIDLRHCRFVWLGTQQRFDAFTFLFEATEWGWFQAHAYRFDDTHSTFIVETPERVWQRAGLHEMDKPASIAFCERLFARALGGHALISNAAHLRGSAQWIRFPRVVCRRWVHEEGSVPLVLMGDAAHTAHFSIGSGTKLALEDAIELAQCIGAAPGDLQGALQAYEALRRTEVARLQNAARNSTEWFENVERYAGLPPEQFAYSLLTRSQRISHENLRLRDATYVEAHERWLAQRSGAQAAGGQRPPPPMFTPYTVRGLTLKNRVVVSPMAQYSCADGMPGDYHLAHLGARAMGGAALVMAEMTCVSPEARITPGCPGLWSDAQRDAWKRIVDFVHGQTDAHIGIQLGHAGAKGSTRVAWDGIDLPLAEGNWPLVSASPQQYLEGVSAWAREITEAEMAQVLEQFVAAARRAAEAGFDWLELHCAHGYLLSSFISPLTNRRTDAWGGTLERRLRWPLQVFRAVREVWPAARPISVRISAHDWVEGGIGPDDAVQIARAFKAAGADLIDCSSGQVSKREQPVYGRMFQTPFADRIRNEAGIATIAVGAITEADQVNSIIAAGRADLCAVARPHLANPAWTLHEAARIGYFDWPWPAQYRAAKAQLERQFERERAAAQAAAAALPPKEAA, from the coding sequence ATGAACATCGTCTGCATCGGCGGCGGCCCGGCCGGGTTGTACTTCGCACTGTTGATGAAGCAGCAGGACCCGCGCCATGAGGTCACCGTGGTCGAGCGCAACCGGCGCGACGACACCTTTGGCTGGGGCGTGGTCTTCTCCGACCAGACCCTGGGCCGCCTGCAGGCGGCCGACCCGCCGAGCGCCGCGCAGATCCTCGGCAGCTTCAAGCACTGGGACGACATCGAGGTGCACATCCGCGGGCGGGTGCTGCGCTCCGGTGGCCACGGCTTTTGTGGCATCGGCCGCAAACGGCTGCTGCAGATCCTGCAAGAGCGCTGCGAGCAACTCGGCGTTCGGCTGCAGTTCGAGACCGAGGTGGAGAGCCTGGCTGCCTATGCCCATGCCGATCTGGTGATTGCCAGCGACGGCCTCAACAGCCGCCTGCGCAGTCGCCATGCCGACGTCTTCCAGCCCGACATCGACTTGCGGCATTGCCGTTTTGTCTGGCTCGGCACACAGCAGCGCTTCGACGCCTTCACCTTCCTGTTCGAAGCCACCGAATGGGGTTGGTTCCAGGCCCATGCCTACCGCTTCGACGACACCCATTCGACCTTCATCGTCGAGACACCCGAGCGGGTGTGGCAGCGGGCCGGCCTGCACGAGATGGACAAGCCGGCCTCCATTGCCTTCTGCGAACGCTTGTTTGCGCGCGCCCTGGGCGGCCATGCGCTGATCTCCAACGCGGCCCACTTGCGCGGTTCGGCACAGTGGATCCGTTTTCCGCGCGTGGTGTGCCGCCGTTGGGTGCATGAGGAGGGCAGCGTGCCGCTGGTGCTGATGGGGGACGCAGCGCACACCGCGCATTTTTCGATCGGCAGCGGCACCAAGCTCGCCCTGGAAGACGCGATCGAGCTGGCCCAGTGCATCGGCGCCGCACCTGGTGACCTGCAAGGCGCGCTGCAGGCCTACGAGGCGCTGCGCCGCACCGAGGTGGCCCGCCTGCAGAACGCGGCCCGCAACTCCACCGAGTGGTTCGAGAACGTCGAACGCTACGCCGGCCTGCCGCCCGAGCAGTTCGCCTATTCGCTGCTGACACGCAGCCAGCGCATCAGCCACGAGAACCTGCGGCTGCGCGATGCCACCTACGTCGAGGCGCACGAACGCTGGCTGGCACAGCGCAGCGGCGCCCAGGCGGCCGGCGGCCAGCGCCCGCCGCCGCCCATGTTCACCCCCTACACGGTGCGCGGCCTCACGCTGAAGAACCGGGTGGTCGTTTCGCCGATGGCGCAGTACTCGTGCGCCGACGGGATGCCGGGCGACTACCACCTGGCCCACCTGGGCGCGCGCGCCATGGGCGGCGCTGCCCTTGTCATGGCCGAGATGACCTGCGTGTCACCCGAGGCCCGCATCACCCCCGGTTGTCCCGGCCTGTGGAGCGACGCGCAGCGCGATGCCTGGAAGCGCATCGTCGACTTCGTGCATGGCCAGACCGATGCCCACATCGGCATCCAGCTCGGCCATGCCGGCGCCAAGGGCTCCACCCGGGTGGCGTGGGACGGCATCGACCTGCCGCTGGCCGAGGGCAACTGGCCGCTGGTGTCGGCCTCGCCGCAGCAATACCTGGAGGGCGTCAGCGCCTGGGCTCGCGAGATCACGGAGGCCGAGATGGCCCAGGTGCTCGAGCAGTTCGTGGCTGCCGCACGGCGGGCGGCCGAAGCCGGTTTCGACTGGCTGGAGCTGCATTGCGCCCACGGCTACCTGCTGTCGTCCTTCATCTCCCCATTGACCAACCGCCGCACGGACGCCTGGGGCGGCACGCTGGAGCGGCGGCTGCGCTGGCCGCTACAGGTGTTCCGCGCGGTGCGGGAGGTCTGGCCGGCAGCCCGGCCCATCTCGGTGCGCATCTCCGCCCACGACTGGGTCGAGGGGGGCATCGGGCCCGACGACGCGGTGCAGATCGCACGGGCCTTCAAGGCAGCCGGCGCCGACCTGATCGACTGTTCCTCCGGCCAGGTCAGCAAGCGTGAGCAGCCGGTGTACGGCCGCATGTTCCAGACGCCGTTCGCCGATCGCATTCGCAACGAAGCGGGCATTGCGACCATCGCGGTCGGCGCGATCACCGAGGCCGACCAGGTGAACAGCATCATCGCCGCCGGCCGGGCGGACCTCTGCGCCGTGGCGCGGCCGCACCTGGCCAATCCTGCCTGGACCTTGCATGAAGCGGCCCGCATCGGCTACTTCGACTGGCCCTGGCCGGCGCAGTACCGGGCCGCGAAGGCGCAGCTCGAGCGCCAGTTCGAGCGCGAGCGAGCCGCCGCCCAGGCGGCCGCCGCCGCGTTGCCGCCGAAGGAAGCCGCATGA